The Nocardia sp. NBC_01329 sequence CTCCGCTGCATGGACGAGTTCGGGTAATCCCGCCCGGCGGGCGCGGATCTCCGCGCGCCAGGCCTGCTTGTCACACTCGTCGGGCATGGGCACGGCGACAACCATAGGCTCTCACCAGTGCCGGTCACGTCGGCGAAAGTCCGCGGCGAGCCGGTGTACAGCCGTTTGGACGGCGCCGTGGATGGATAGGGTGTGTATATGACAGAAAAGGCCGCAGAACAGGGCAACGAGGGCGCCGCCCCGTCGGAGCAGGGCTTCCGGACGGCCGTCGTGCCCGCGGCCGGGCTGGGGACCAGGTTCCTGCCCGCGACCAAGACGGTCCCCAAGGAGCTGCTGCCGGTGGTCGATACCCCCGGTATCGAATTGGTGGCCAGCGAGGCGGCCGAATCCGGAGCCAGCCGACTGGTGATCGTGACCTCCCCAGGTAAGGACGGAGTGGTCGCGCATTTCGTGGAGGATCTGGTGTTGGAGAGCACCCTCGCCGAGCGCGGGAAATTCCAGCTGCTGGAGAAGGTGCGCAAGGCTCCGGGGCTGCTCGATGTGACCTCGGTAGTGCAGGAGGAACCGCTCGGCCTCGGGCACGCGGTGGCGCAGGCCGAAGCGGTGCTCGATCCCGAAGAAGATGTGATCGCGGTGCTGCTGCCCGACGATCTGGTGCTGCCGTGCGGGGTGCTGGACGTGATGAATCGGGTTCGTCGTAAGCGCGGCGGATCCGTGCTGTGTGCGATCGACGTGCCCAAGGACCAGGTCAGCGCGTACGGGGTGTTCGATGTGGCGCCGGTGCCCGACGCGGTCAATCCGAATGTGCTGCGCGTCAAGGGCATGGTGGAGAAGCCCGGCCTGGCCGACGCGCCGTCCACCTTCGCCGCCGCCGGCCGCTATCTGCTCGATCGGGCGATCTTCGACGCGCTGCGCCGGATCGGCCCCGGCGCGGGTGGGGAACTGCAACTCACCGATGCGATTTCGCTGCTCATCGATGAGGGCCATCCGGTCCATGTTGTCGTCCACCGTGGGTCGCGCCACGATCTGGGCAACCCGGGCGGCTATCTTCGTGCTGCGGTGGATTTCGCGTTGGAGCGCGAGGAATACGGTCCTGCGCTGCGCGAGTGGCTCCAGCACCGGCTCGATCCGGCGTGGAACCCGCAACTCACCGCGGACGAATGAGATCGCCTGCGGGGCGAGGACATCGGGAAGGGCTGGATGCGCTCTGTTGAGGATCAGCAGATCAAAGTGACCGCTGCGGCTGTCGCGCCGCGGCCGGTACGGGTAGCTATTTCCGAGGCCCAGGGTCTGCTGTGCGCCGAGGATGTGGTGACCGAGCGGCCGCTGCCCGGGTTCGATCAGGCCGCCATCGACGGGTACGCCGTGCGCAGTGTGGATGTCGCGTCCGCCGGTGCCGATATCCGCGACGAGGACGGCGAACTCGTCGATCTGACGTTACCGGTGGTCGGTGAGGTGCTCGCCGGTTCCCGGCAGCCGATCCGGCTGCAACCACGGCAGACGGTGCGGGTGGCGACCGGTGCGCCGCTGCCCACCCTCGCGGACGCGGTGCTGCCGATGGATTTCACCGATGGCGGCCGAGGTCGGCTCAAGGTGTACGAATCGGTGCGTTCGGGCGACTATGTGCGCCGGGCCGGTGACGATGTGCAACCCGGAGACGTCGCAGTGCATGCCGGAACGATCATCGGTCCCGCTCAGGTGGGTCTGCTGGCCGCGGTCGGCCAGGACAAGGTGCTCATCCATCCGCGGCCGCGGCTGTCGGTGATCTCGATCGGCGAGGAACTGGTCGATATCGACCGTGCTCCCGGGCCCGGCCAGGTCTACGACGTGAACTCCTACGCCCTGGCTGCCGCCGCCCGTGATGCCGGTGCGGATGTGAACCGGGTCGGCATCGTGGATGCCGACCCGCGTCGGCTGCGGGATGTGGTCGAGGGCCAGTTGGTGCGGGCGGAGGTCGTGGTGATCGCCGGCGCGGTCGGCGGGTGGGCCTCGGATCAGGTGTGCGAGGCGCTGGAGGGGCTCGGTGAGCTGGAGATCGCTCGGGTCGCGATGCATCCGGGTTCGGTGCAGGGGTTCGGCCGGCTCGGCCGTGACGAGGTGCCTACCTTCCTACTGCCGTCGAACCCGGTGGGTGCCCTGGTGGTTTTCGAGGTGATGGTGCGCCCACTGATCCGGATCGCGCTGGGAAGACGGCAGCCGATGCGCCGGATCGTCCGGGCTCGGACCATAACTCCGATCCAGTCGATGGCGGGTCGTAAGGGTTATCTACGCGCCCAGTTGATGCGGGACGAATCCACCGGTGAGTATTTGGTGCAGCCGCTCGGCAACAGCGCGGGCGCTTCGTCGCATCTGCTGGCCGCGATGTCGGAGGCCAACAGTCTGATCGTGGTCGAGCCCGACGACATCGAAATTCGCACCGGTGACAAGGTTCGGGTCGCGTTCCTGGCACAGCGCGGCTAGAAGTGGAGTCCATGAATGTCTTCCGGGCCACCCAGCATCCAGGGTGGCCCGCGCACCTCGGCCCGGTGCGGGTAGTGGCCGGGGAGGTGACCTTGCGGCCGGTGCGGTTGCGGGATGCGGCGGCGTGGAGCCGGATCAGGTTGCACGACCAGAACCATCTGGAGCCATGGGAGCCCACCGGGCGCGGCGCCTGGGACGCGCGCAATCACGCCTCGAACTGGCCGCCGTTGTGGTCGAGCCTGAAGGCGGAGGCGCGTCGCGGCGCGATGATCCCGCTGGTGATAGAGGTCGACGGTACGTTCAGCGGGCAGTTGACGGTCGGCAATATCGTGCGCGGCGCACTGCGTTCGGCATGGATCGGGTATTGGGTGGCCAAGCATCTCGGCGGGCAGGGCGTCGCGACCGCCGCGCTGGCACTGGGGCTCGATCACTGTTTCGGCCCGGTCGGATTGCATCGGGTCGAGGCCACGGTGCGGCCGGAGAATCTGGCGAGCCAGGCGGTGCTGCGCAATGTGGGGTTCCGCGAAGAAGGGCTGCTGCGTCGGTATCTCGATGTGGACGGGGCGTGGCGCGATCATCTGCTGGTCGGCATGACAGTGGAGGAGTTGTCGGGCAGGGTGGT is a genomic window containing:
- a CDS encoding UTP--glucose-1-phosphate uridylyltransferase encodes the protein MTEKAAEQGNEGAAPSEQGFRTAVVPAAGLGTRFLPATKTVPKELLPVVDTPGIELVASEAAESGASRLVIVTSPGKDGVVAHFVEDLVLESTLAERGKFQLLEKVRKAPGLLDVTSVVQEEPLGLGHAVAQAEAVLDPEEDVIAVLLPDDLVLPCGVLDVMNRVRRKRGGSVLCAIDVPKDQVSAYGVFDVAPVPDAVNPNVLRVKGMVEKPGLADAPSTFAAAGRYLLDRAIFDALRRIGPGAGGELQLTDAISLLIDEGHPVHVVVHRGSRHDLGNPGGYLRAAVDFALEREEYGPALREWLQHRLDPAWNPQLTADE
- the glp gene encoding molybdotransferase-like divisome protein Glp → MRSVEDQQIKVTAAAVAPRPVRVAISEAQGLLCAEDVVTERPLPGFDQAAIDGYAVRSVDVASAGADIRDEDGELVDLTLPVVGEVLAGSRQPIRLQPRQTVRVATGAPLPTLADAVLPMDFTDGGRGRLKVYESVRSGDYVRRAGDDVQPGDVAVHAGTIIGPAQVGLLAAVGQDKVLIHPRPRLSVISIGEELVDIDRAPGPGQVYDVNSYALAAAARDAGADVNRVGIVDADPRRLRDVVEGQLVRAEVVVIAGAVGGWASDQVCEALEGLGELEIARVAMHPGSVQGFGRLGRDEVPTFLLPSNPVGALVVFEVMVRPLIRIALGRRQPMRRIVRARTITPIQSMAGRKGYLRAQLMRDESTGEYLVQPLGNSAGASSHLLAAMSEANSLIVVEPDDIEIRTGDKVRVAFLAQRG
- a CDS encoding GNAT family N-acetyltransferase, yielding MNVFRATQHPGWPAHLGPVRVVAGEVTLRPVRLRDAAAWSRIRLHDQNHLEPWEPTGRGAWDARNHASNWPPLWSSLKAEARRGAMIPLVIEVDGTFSGQLTVGNIVRGALRSAWIGYWVAKHLGGQGVATAALALGLDHCFGPVGLHRVEATVRPENLASQAVLRNVGFREEGLLRRYLDVDGAWRDHLLVGMTVEELSGRVVDRLAREGRLTLR